TTCTGTTGCCCGTAAATAAACAGACAAAGCAAATAACTTTGCAAGCTAAATAACAATGGGTTTAGTTGTCAGACAAACGCTAAAGGCTTCTTTTGCCAACTATGTTGGTGTATTGGTTGGCGTAGTAAATATGTTAATTCTGATGCCTTTGATTTTTTCTGAATCAGAGATAGGAATTATCAAAATGCTGACAGAAAACATGGTGATGCTTGCCGGTTTTGCAACATTGGGTATTTCAAGCTCTATGTACCGCTATTACCCTCATTTTAAGGATGACCCGAACGGAAAACTACATGGCTTTGATTTTTGGGCTGCTTTCATCCCTTTTGTAGGTTTTATGGTTATTACCCTACTCATGATTGTTGGGAAATCTTGGGTTGTGTCTTACTTCAGTGAAAAAGCTGCTGCGTTTTTAGAATATTATCTCTTGTTAATTCCATTGGCATTCACTCAGATTTTTTTCTCTGTTTTTGAGGTTACTGCCGCTATTGAAAACAGGATTGTTATTCCTAAGTTTCTTAAAGAAATTCTAATGAGGGTTTTGACAGCAGTTGCTTTCTTGTTGTATTATTTCGGTTGGCTCAATTTCTATCAATCTGTCTTGCTGCTAGTAATTTTTTACTTTGTCCCTTTGCTGTTAATTTTTATTTATTCAGCCAAACTACGCAAGATTCATCTCAGACCTGATTTTCATTATCTGAAAAACAACACGCACATAGTCAGAGATTTTTTAAACTACACCGGCATTATCACACTTGGAAGTTTAAGTGGATTTATCCTTGCCAAAATTGATATGATTATGATCAGTGCTAAAATGGGATTAGACTATACAGGTGTTTATATGATTGCTGTTTACGTAGCCACCATTATCGAAATACCCAGAAGGTCTTTGGTTCAGATTCTTTCAACCAAAATCTCGCAGCAAATGGTTGACGAGAACCATTCCGAAACAGAGAAATTATACAAACAAACATCTACCTTACTCTTTATATCCGCACTCTTTCTATTGCTGTGCATACTCATCAACATTGACAGTATGTACAAAATAATGCCCAATGGAGATCTGTATATTGGAGGTACTGCTGTAATTTATATTTTGGCTATTTCTAAATGTATTGAACTCATTACAAGCATGGGACAGGTGATTATTATGTACTCTCGCTATTATTATATCACCTTGTTGATGACCATTGTAACCGCTGTAATTGGAATATTACTCAACTTATTGTTGATACCTGTTTATGGTTTGACAGGTGCAGCTATTGCTACTGCTATTACTATTATTATCCAACAAATCATAATAGGTATAACCATTTATACAAAACTTGGTTTTCATTCCTTTACCATTACCCAACTTAAAACTGCCTTCCTATTTATAATAGCTATTGGTGTTAATTTTATAATTCCAACGTTGACAAATGCTTGGTTAGATATAAGTGTAAGAACTGTTGTCATAGCCGGGATTTTTATTTTGGTATTGTATAAAGCACAATGGTCAACAGAAACCAACCAAATCATTAACAATCTAATCCGCAGAGTAAAAGACAGAAACTTTAAACCATATTGATTGCCAAAAGTCATATCATGATACAATCAATAAAATCAAGGTTTAAATAATTCCCTCAAGGCTGAATTTAGCTATATCTTTGCAAGCCTTATGAAGAGGAATGTTGAAATCATGTCGCCTGCCGGTGGGTTTGATTCAATGATGGCAGCCATACAAGGTGGTGCAAATTCAGTTTATTTTGGTGTAGATCAATTAAATATGCGTGCACGTGCTACCATGAATTTTACCTTAGGAGACATACCGGAGATTGCCCGAATTTGTAAAGAAAACAATATACGCTCCTATCTGACACTAAACACTATTGTTTACGACCATGATTTAACCATCATTAAAACCGTTACCAATGCTGCTAAAGAAGCAGGTATTACAGCCATCATTGCAGCAGATCAAGCAGTTATTGCTTATGCACGTTCTGTGGGAATGGAAGTACATATTTCAACCCAAGTGAATGTTACCAACATTGAAACCGTAAAATTTTATGCACTGTTTGCTGATACGATTGTATTAGCCAGAGAACTAAGCCTTGTTCAAGTAAAGAAAATCGTTGACGCCATTGAAGCGGAGCAAATCAAAGGACCTTCAGGAAGATTGATTGAAATAGAAATTTTTGTTCATGGAGCTTTGTGTATGGCAGTATCCGGTAAATGCTACTTGAGCTTACATACCCACAACTCATCTGCAAACAGAGGTGCGTGTATTCAAAATTGCAGGAGAGAATATAAAGTTACAGACCGAGAAGA
This Bacteroidia bacterium DNA region includes the following protein-coding sequences:
- a CDS encoding polysaccharide biosynthesis C-terminal domain-containing protein is translated as MGLVVRQTLKASFANYVGVLVGVVNMLILMPLIFSESEIGIIKMLTENMVMLAGFATLGISSSMYRYYPHFKDDPNGKLHGFDFWAAFIPFVGFMVITLLMIVGKSWVVSYFSEKAAAFLEYYLLLIPLAFTQIFFSVFEVTAAIENRIVIPKFLKEILMRVLTAVAFLLYYFGWLNFYQSVLLLVIFYFVPLLLIFIYSAKLRKIHLRPDFHYLKNNTHIVRDFLNYTGIITLGSLSGFILAKIDMIMISAKMGLDYTGVYMIAVYVATIIEIPRRSLVQILSTKISQQMVDENHSETEKLYKQTSTLLFISALFLLLCILINIDSMYKIMPNGDLYIGGTAVIYILAISKCIELITSMGQVIIMYSRYYYITLLMTIVTAVIGILLNLLLIPVYGLTGAAIATAITIIIQQIIIGITIYTKLGFHSFTITQLKTAFLFIIAIGVNFIIPTLTNAWLDISVRTVVIAGIFILVLYKAQWSTETNQIINNLIRRVKDRNFKPY
- a CDS encoding U32 family peptidase, translated to MKRNVEIMSPAGGFDSMMAAIQGGANSVYFGVDQLNMRARATMNFTLGDIPEIARICKENNIRSYLTLNTIVYDHDLTIIKTVTNAAKEAGITAIIAADQAVIAYARSVGMEVHISTQVNVTNIETVKFYALFADTIVLARELSLVQVKKIVDAIEAEQIKGPSGRLIEIEIFVHGALCMAVSGKCYLSLHTHNSSANRGACIQNCRREYKVTDREEGHEFAIENEYIMSAKDLCTIDFLDEVLDSGVTVLKIEGRGKGPEYVKTVTKCYRAAVDAYLEGNYSKEKAAIWKEEMENVYNRGFWSGYYLGQKLGEWTDTSGSKAKQRKVYLGKGNNYFSKIGVGEFLIETHSLKKGDSILITGPKTGVIETIVEELHTAHGPVEEAVKGELCGIKLDTIIRKSDKLYKVVSAEQ